Below is a window of Danio rerio strain Tuebingen ecotype United States chromosome 11, GRCz12tu, whole genome shotgun sequence DNA.
TCTTGTTGGTCGGTAGCGTGGGCACCAGCTCCTTCAGTTTGCTGTAGCAGCTGTTCATGTCTTGGAGAAACATGGTCATCTGCTCGTCCAGCAGCGGGATCTTGCATTTGGAGATGGCCAAGCTCTGATCGGAGAGGCAGCGGACAACATCCTCTCCTCCAACTTTGCTGCTCTTCAGCGCGCAGGTAGGTCCCACAACTTTCATTTTGGCTATTTGCGAGTAAGTCAAAGAGGAATAGCTGAAGCGAGGTGCTCGTACTCCTTTTAAAGGCTTGTTGAGTTGTCGATAGTGCGATGACAGTTCACCACATGCTCTCAGAGGCTGAGCTGTTCGTTATTTAAAGGGTCTCCGGGCTTGGGGGCGTCACCAAACACTCGTGTTTGCGGGAACGGGCCAATAGGATTTTTGCGGAGTCCCTCGCTCAGCCAATGAAGGCACGGCTCTGTTATCGCAGTTTCAATATGCTCGGGGGGATGGTGTTACAAATGGAAACAAATGTGTGTCTTCTGCGGATGATGTGTGGAGATCCAGCTGTCCGTTTACTCCACAGGTGAAGCAGACAGATCAAGGGGAGGGTGGGGGTGCTCGACGATCAACAGGCAACAGTTATTACTTTCAAATGAAACAAGCTTTTCTTCGTATGTGGGCTGCTGCGAGAAACAAAGCATACTGTAAAATGTTCCATCAGCATCTCTGTTTCCATCCATTCAGCTTGTTGCAAATATATCTGTCATTGCTGAGTTAACTGCACCCTGAACACATGTGAGTGGACATGATGGCACCATGAcctaacatttataaaaatgttatgatttaTTGGGGAGGTGGATGCGGGGTATTCATAAGTTGAGGGAACATCATTTTAAACAAACTATAAACAATACATCACAACCCCCTTTAAACACTGAATCTAAAAGAATTCTGTctgtttattattttcatcaCATGAGTGTAGCTAATTCAAATGTAGATTTCAAACATAAACAATCAAACGTTATACTTCATTCCCTATTAAACAAACCAGAAAACAACATCATAAAAGGTTTCTTAGAGATCTTAACTCATGACTGTCTAAATAAATTCACTCTGTGAATTATTTTATTGTGTCCATAATGCAAATATCAAGTAAGCAAAACAGAGAAAGAGGACACTTTATACTTATATTATGTATACTGTAATGCATGTTGAATATAATGTTTTCATCTCATAAACCCAAACAAAAGTTTTAAAGTATCTAATGCAATCCTGTGGTTATTATTTTCTTGTCACATGATAACAAAATGGCTTCATGCATGTTTGTCATACAGATTTTGATTTGCCTGACAAGCTTtcaaaataatgcattaaaaataaaatatttgactagaaatgaGTATTTTATCAAAGTATGTGTGCAGATAGTTTAAAAAACTACAGATTGTTAAAAAGGAGCAGTGGTCAAACTTTATTTGTAATGCTTATTTAATCTTTAACATCCATAAAATCTTACCATTGCACATAAGTTTTTTTTAGAGGAAGGTAAGTGTTTAGAGTGTAATGTTTTTTACAAAAAGTTCTTCTGACATCACTGCAAAAGAGGGATCTGTTTCTGTACACAATGCAATACATTTTAGTGTGCTTTTAACTGTTGTGCATGCACATAAAGTATTCATAGTCTATTATCCTACAGTAAGTGCATTACTTGTAGACTGGAGCTTTATTCTATTGTGCTGGGAAgctcatttttattcaaatctgtTTATTTTCCTTCAATGATGGTCTCTTTGTCTTTCTTTAAATGCGTTTCCTCGCGCAAACTTCCAAATTCCTTCATATGTGCGCGTCGCCTTGAGCGCGCACTCGCATAACTTTGCATTGCTGTGCTCTGATTCTTCCCCCAGATTGTCCAAACAAACCGAAGCAGACTGCCGGGCGCCAGCgccgtgacgtcacccattcatTCGAGCCTTGACGCCTGTCAGCCTGGCGCCGAGCGGGCGGTCCCTATAGCAACAACAAACAACAGGCTGGCATCCCTCCACTCTCCCCCATTCACCTGCGCGCTGCGGAATCCTGAGAACAAACTGGTCAGCGCTCATTTATCACTTAAAACCTCTGATGCGATTACCGCTCCGCGCACCTGCAAACTGCCATTGTCGTCCCGAAAGACTCTTGTAAAGACACAAAAAGTGAGAGACAAAGTGAAAAAGGGCTATTGAGCCGGAGGGGCTTTTTTTTAGATTCCagcaatgcttttattttattgtataaaaataagGCGAAtgctaattatttttaaatgctaaactttatttaaaaatacactaagtattaattaaatataataattggtAAATTAacgttatttttttatacaaatctgttgcatataatgttttaaataaaaataaacattataacatGCATAATTAAATAGGTCAAAATGAAAAAGAAGCAATTTTGTGACaagaaaatgataaaacactgATAACTCGCAATGTGCAacgacaattattattatttttttaacacttaaaataaaatctaaatgcgCGTGCATGGATTTGTGCACGTTGTTTTGAGCGAGTGCATAGCTCTGCATCCTGCAGGCAGGAGCGCGAGGGACTGGAGCGTTTCTGGCTCGGTCACAGCTGAGCGGGGTTGAGGGGAGGCGGAGGAGGAGCTGAACAATGGGAGTGCAGTATCGGGACTGTGAGAGAGAATCTCGGCTGGAGCCGACGAGTCTGGAGCGCCCCTCCACTCGCTCATCCCGCTTTTGTTCAGCTGCGCAAGCTATCAGCACTTCCTACCGACTCCAACAATAAGCCCTCACAGCTGGGCTCTCCAAAGCCTGTTTACTGCACATCAAGGCAAAGAGAGGCAAAGAGTGTAACATCCcccttacacacactcacacacccttATGAACTCtggtaaaatataaaacatattccTAGAAGCAGAGAAAGGACGTTCAAaggaaaaagttacaaattataTATGCTTTATTGCTCAATTACCTCATATGCTGGCCACTGGACAACAACCACTCCTTACTTATTTGTTCAGTAAAACATATGTGATGTGCATCAAGTGAGCCTATGGTTTTTGTACAGGaccattcaataatttattttgcatataCTGTAAGACCAATTATAGAAAGTTATTCAGCTCTGCCAATGGTTTAAGACCAGGatagaataattaattaaattattcattcataattTGTGCCTATAGTTGCAGTAGACAATActgcatatttacatatttaaaatgaacttttagATACCCGTATAACAaggaaactttttatttttattatatttatcattgcagtatacaaataatatattgaaATAACGTGAATTTAGATGTAATAGAACATAATTTTATTCAATATACTCAACTAGAACacagaaatcattcatttattctttcatttgtttgtttatatttgtaaatgcagcttaactgatgaactaaattacaGAAACCATATAGTTCTTGTCCCGATTACACTCTGACCTGACTAGTTGTTTCTCACAATATGTCAGAGAGCAGGAAAAAGCTGGTGCGGCTGGTGTGAATACTCGTCTTTTTCTTGTAGCATCTGCATGCATCTTTGACTTTTCCCTCTCATGGGAAGAGTGGCCTCAGATAATTGTCCTCGAGGGAATCGCATCCTGTCAGAAGTCATGTGATCGCTGTCTGACAAGGCTGCAGTGTTCTGTGCTGTGTCATCAGCTGGCTGTGAAGTCTTTAATTCACAACATCACAGCGACACAAAGCTGCAGACACAGAAGGGAAGTGTTCAATGCAAAGTGCAATAAGACAATGCAGTTCACTAGGAACAGACCTAATTAGCTTCTGTGAGTCATACTATGACATAAAATCAACCTGAATAGCTTTTCACGACACGTTTGACTTCCGTAACATGACATATTTCTGATACTGAGTAATGAGGAAAAAATGTAGTGTGGGAATTGAATGCATCCAGTGGGAATTGATTGGATGTTGGCCATAAAATATTAGAATGAGGCTATGAATAAATGCAAGTTTGCTTATGGATGTTGTTTTGATAATCAGCAAGGCCTGGTGCCAATTGAAATACAAAGTTGTTACATTTGTAGTTATTATTTTAAGGTATACATTTGAGTTTCCGGGTTCCCTCGCTTCTTGACAGTACACTTTAAAaatttaatgacaaaaagtcaaggcAACAAATCTTTTTATGctgctttattcattcattcattcattttctttttagcttagtccctttattaatctggggtcgtcactgaggaataaaccgccaacttatccagcataagctttacgcagcagatgcccttccagctgcaacccaacactgggaaacacccatacactcttacattcacacacataaactacggccaattaatttattcaattcacctgtaccacatgtctttggactgaagggggaaactggagcacctggaggaaacccacatgaacacggggagaacatgcaaacttcacacagaaacaccaactgactcagccgaggcttgaaccagcgacctttttgctgcgaGTTTGTGCTACTCacttgtgctacccactgcgccactgtgctgccctatgttgctttaaataataagttaatcaggtttcaacttttAAGGTATACAAagttttacttcatttttattaGTCAGTTTGATGGATGTAAgttaagatgactagaaaagttcatttgatttaactaaaatatttaaggcagcaagaagtgttttttttttacattgtacttgaTTTTATGccctggaaagtacttaaaaacaaacataggtcAGTGAAAGTTCTTGAATTTAAAGTTGTATGTGTTATTTTAACAATTGTACTGTGCTGCTTTCAAAAACTGAACGAAAAAACAGAAACAGAACTTCTTaatttaaaattcttaaatttaaaCCTTATACATGAACTATGACAAGTAATGCATTTTATCAATACTTCAGAAACCGCAATTGAATAGTTTTGAATTCAACAAATGATATTACGGTTCTTTGTACAtgaatttaaataagttgttttaaGCGTTCAGTTTTAACAACATTCAAAACATCATCATTatgaaactttaaaataaatattaggtgtatgtgaaatgttaataatattagtaatattagtaatatatatttataatattagtatATTAGGAATTTTTTAAAAGTCCTTAAAAGTTCTTGAATTTGTTGTCTATAAAAGAGTAGGAACACTGCAGTTAAAGCATTGCCTGGAACTTCAACCGATAACTATACCTACACAgaatctgcgcatgcagaaaTCCGCAGGTTTTTAGCCCAtcgattctgtttatttacttgtgtaaatgtgtgtaaatttaaatttatttattttttcaatcaatttcagtaatattattgtctaatatgaaaatgttcatatgatttatttacaatgcagtttgtaaaataataatttctgtcttttagtagatatattatatgagagacttgctttgtttaccaaataaagtggatctaattggatttgcattttaaaaattaaataaaagtaaaaaggtattacattttatttcatatattaaggttttagttatgatactcctaaaatcattctgcataaatccgtagatttataacaaaattccgcagaaaaatctcaaaaaatgtctgcagattctgtctggggcTCTAACCTACCAATGGTAGTCATATTTGAGCtgatgagtaggcccacacggaatctgtgcactCAGATTTCcgtagatttttagcccatcaatgAGACTgcgtatttacttgtgtaaatgtagcacatttatatttattcagtttttaaataatttcagtaatattattataaaataatagtaatattatttatgtacaaaacagtttgtaaagtaatatttttagtcttttagtagatatctATTATATGAGGGACATGCTTTGATTACCAAataaatggatttgcattgtaaacattaaataaaagttaaaaatgtataatttttttatgtcatatattaagcttttagttacgatactcatGAAATCAtttcgcataaatccacagatttttttttacaaaattctcagcagaaatggcaaaaagcTCAATATAACTTATTATAAGCAATAATTCAATATGATCATTAAACTGATGCTGATTATTGAGCCTATTTTACATAATGCGTCAAAAGTGGCTAATTGTAACAAATGAATTCAGTAtcaatcgtactaaaatgtagtatttatCATACAATCAACAACTAAGGGATTTTACCAAGTCCATGGCCCCTATATTTTCTTAGTTTattgattacatttagatttacgTTTCATCACAatgtagtttattcattcattcattttctttcagcttaatccctttatttatctggggtcgccacagcagaatgaaccgacaacttatccagcatatattttacacagcgaatgtcctttaagctgcaacccagtactggaaaaaacccatacactcttgcatttgcacacattcactacagccaatttagcttatttaattcacctatagcgcatgtccttggactgtgggggaaatgtggaggaaacccacgcaaaccctccggggagaacatgcaaactccacacagaaatgccaactggttcagccgggattcaaaccagcgaccttcttgctgtgaggcgacagtgctaaccactgagccactgtgtcacccacaatgtgattattattaatgttattatttttacatttcaataaACTCTTAAATAACATTTAGTAGATATTATCACATATACTATTGTGCTTAAAACAATTCATCAACAGTTCTGTCATATGCCACTCCTTTGTACACAGTGGTCTGGCTGTAGCAGCTTGTAAACGTTGGTCTCTCGATCTGACCGCTCGCCACACACTTTCACACTCCACACTCTCCGCCTGGCTCCCACACACACTATCAAAGTGCCTTAATGGCTCCTAATTAGCTCCCCATCTGCTAGTGACAGAGCACCGGTGGCATGCTGAAGCCCCATTCAGAAAGTGGGCATTGTGTCCTGGGATCGTTTCCACTCCATTGGAGATTGCCTGGAGAGGACTTGGACCTCTGGGAAGAGATGGGACCGGAGAGCCAGGGTTACAGAGAGGGAGGAGACAAGCTCTGGACTCCGGGAGGTGCATGGGATGGGACGGGGGAGGAGGTCGGTACACAATGGACGACAGTGTTGCGGCTTGTTGCAAATCTAATAACGTCGGCGCTCTTTCTGTCCCCTGGATGCCCCTCGCCACCCcccgcgcacacaaacacattttgttttcctcctccttttttttcccttttttctcAGGCTCATTGGCGACAGCTCTCCTTCTTCGAGTTAATCTGTGACTGTGTCATCTTCTGGGAACAGACGTTTGTTTTGTGCTGTTAGTGGGGTAATAAATGCAACCAGAAAGCACCATATTAACGTCCTCCAAAAGTGACAGAAGGCAGAGCCTTTTAAAGGAACTGAATAGTGGTAACATCCGGTCTGTATGACATAAACAAAGTGGACACTATTTTGGTATTGACATGTATATTTGTTTGGTGATCTGATCACAAGTGTTCAGTTGAGATGCATTACTTTTTACACCTGATATTAACATGCGTTCAAATGTGTTTCTTGTGACCACTTTCGTCAAAACTCTTCCTgaacaaaagcattttaatagcTCACAAGCAGGCAAATTAAACAGATGACGGTTATGATTTCAATAGTTATCCATGGGTTTGGAAATTAATTCCTAGTTTTGGTGCACTTTCTCACAGCTCATCATATAATAATCAGGAGTTAGGTCAGTAGGTGAAGAGTAAATGGTCTTTCATGGCTGTCTAAATGCGGTTTGTCTGACCATGTGAGCATTTACTCTATGAATGCTAGATGCTTTTGCAAATGGATGAAACTGGACAAGAccatatttacacattttacatGACATATACTTGATACTGGAATGACTTGCTGTTGATGGTGGAATCACCTTTGCTGCTGTTTAGTACATTTTCAAAAATTGGGCTTTTTATACGAGGACTGAAGATTTTGCCAGTTTGTTGAAGATTTGCTACAACACAAGCCAACAAAAAGCTGATTAGTTTATAGTGGATTCTGTGTGAGCTGTGCATCAAGCATTGCTATATTATTGACCAAACACTAAAGGCCTTTCTTGCCTGCATAATTTTGCTCATGTGGCCAAACCTTAGGAAACCTTCAAAGGTTTTCACACTTTTCACTGTTTTTAAGTCTGCACATGTTCTGGAGCAGGGGCGCCCAAACGTTTTCTTATAAAGgctaaaaaccaaacttgattgaggctagtcgGTCGAAGGTGAATATAGtttccatgggtaatttcctagtttatttaataatgtttagaaatgactagaaaacattgctttatattaactaatacagtttTTTACGCTTAATAATGAACGTATTACAATAAGAACAAAACAATCtcatgtataacaaaattaaactagtttttgccttgatttgcatgCCGATgccttctgcatagtcctctcagctgagtgacagtatttacatttttaaacaaatttattcatttacaatatttaattgaaacgtTTAGGTATTAGAATGATCTCTGTGTTAAAGGTGTTCAttccaaccctctccatcatactCACTTCTCTCTGATGGGATGGTGGGCTAAATTAAAGGTTACAGTGGGtcaactttggcccacgggccctactttgggcatctccgTTCTAGAGAGATATTACAAATTTATTTGCAGCAATGTGGTGCTCAAGttaaatatagtttaaaaaaatacatttcaagacCTTGCGTTTTTTCACTTATCTGCACCTCATGTTTTTAGTTGCAAAAAGGCATTGTACTCctttgttaatgacattacatGATAATTTAATGGTCATTCAAAGGTCTGAAAATTGCTCCAGGTGGATAGAAGCCGATCGTTAAAAAGTCTTGTCCCACCTCTCAACAAGAAAAGCTGAATGATGTTCTCGCCTTGCCTCATTTACATCACATTGCCATTGAATGGATGGATCcagaggatgtgtgtgtgtgtgtgtgtttataggaGACCAGCTGCTCACAGCTGGGGTATAATGGCCAAGTTTTGGAGGGAAGACCCTTACTACCGGGCAGCTGTCACcaccagcaggggagaaggacaGAGGCCATTTAGCCAGAGACCCTCTGGAGAGCTTCTGCTCGCTCTATTCTAAACCCAGAGCTCCCTGTGTGTCAGGTGCAGTGCTATTTCCGATATGGTTTGGAGCTGTCAGAAAAGATGCCGTCAGCAACTATTCTTGCTCTTGcagcttgttttaacatgttgcttATGGTATGGTCGAGTTCCATCTAATAGATCTCTGTGTGCTCAAGTCACCTGACTTCCTTCACATACCGATACGTGCGAAAATACCACCAAACCCATCTGGATACTGCATAGCAATACAGCCTAAAAATGGGTGTGATGCTGGTGGCAGCTGTGCTTCGCGCACAAAGCCCTATTGAGAGAAAAGAGGACAATACCAGGGCCTGGTTACTCTCTCCTCTTCAGTTCCACGCTAAGATTAATTCCTCAAATCCGTTTTCCCAGTGGCAGTCTCAAAGAATGGGAAGCCCTCCTGTTTGTCAGAGCGTATTGTGCCAGTCGCCTGAGAATGAAACCCGTCGATGGTTCTGATAAATGGCCTCCAGCGTTGACACTGAGCAGACCTTTCCAGCTCTTTTGTTTTCCCCATCGCATCTATGTAATCTGGATTATTTCGAATTGTAAGATCGTCCCCCTCTGGGTGGTACGCCACTCTCAAGAtactttgatttgatttgtatGGGTATTAAAGGAATATTGCAGGCACTTGTAGCATAATGTTGATTACCACAAGTGATTTACACTCTGCACTTATTAAAAAAAGTGATTAGGGCTAACATGAAaattttgaatgaatgaaattgctaatgctaatttattctgtatactataagctatatatttttaaatgtaagtagTGCAAGTGATGTGTTTACACAAAAAATTACATAAAGTAAAAGGTGCAATATAAATATCTGGATGATAcacttatttacttgtttaaatagTTATAATCACATGGAGGAGGCAAAATATcctcaaagtaacattaaatatCTTTAATACTTGGTATTATAGTGTATAATGTGGCATTTGGCACACACTTTTAATTATGATTATgtaattttacattacttttactaTGTCAACATAAAAAGCAAAACTTTACACTGACCATAAAAAATGTGAGAGTTTAAACAAGTTTAAAAGTTGTTTAAACAGgtttataaaacatatatttataaatgaagcCAATATTTGGCTTTGTTTACTTATATTGTAAATGTCTCATcataactttttgttttgttttgtttgaagaAGTTTTATGAACAATTTATAAACAGTAGTTAttagagccagacagaatctttGGGCCTTTTTTgatatttctgtggagaattttgttaTAACTCTaaggatttatgcagaattattttgggagaatcataactaaaaacttaatatatgaagtaaaaaaataatacatgtctaactgtttatttaatgtttacaatgaaaaATCTGATTAGATCTACTTTTATATAAGAGACTGGATTTGTTTACCACATACAGTAAGTATGTGGTAAACAAATCCAGtctcttatatattatatataaagacagaaaatattatttttacaaactttattgtaaattaaCCATATGAATATTTTCCTATTAGTAaataaaattactgaaattaataaaaaaaactgaataaatatgaatttgcacgcatttactcaagtaaataaacagaatcattGATGGGCAAataatctgcggaattctgcgcgcacagattctgtgtgggcctagttattagTAACGCTGGTTGCCAAAGGCCAGCATGATGATGACGACAGATAaagtttacattacatttatataatagTTTTGATTGTAACCTATTTGAGACTGTAAATACCTGGCTATAAAAACATCATGTCCTTTtgaatttctttttgtctttcacAATAAAATTAGTCTACACACTTTCTTAAGCAAactagaaagtaaaaaaaataatgtatagcCACTTTACAGAAAACAAAGATGAGGAAAAAGGATTTTGCTGTTATACCTAGTTGATTATGCTCAACCTGAACCCAGAACTATTTTACTTAATTACTTACATTTTAAtcatagttttgattttaaagtATTTGAAACTGTATAGACCTGACTATAAAAACATCATGTTCTTTTGTATTTCTTTTGTGGTCTTTCACAATGAAATTATTCTGAACGCTTTCTTAGGCAACCTAGAAAGTCATGttagcaataaaaataataaataaaacttgaacATTCTttaagggcgacacagtggcgcagttgttctgtcgcctcacagcaagaaggttgctgggtcgctggtttgagccttggctcagttggcgtttctgtgtggagtttgcatgttcgcgtgggtttcctcctggtgctccagtttcccccaccagtggtacaggtgaattgggtaggctaaattgggcaaagtgtgtgtgtgaatgagtgtgtgtggatgttgcccagagatgggtttagggccggaagggcatctgcgctggataagttggcggttcattccactgtggtgatgcCGGATTAAtcaagggaccaagccgaaaagaaaatgaatcaattaatgaaTGATCATTCTTTACAAGcagtcaaattaaataaatgtggaTGACAGTTATGATTTCAAAAGTTATCCATATTGGTGCGCTTTCTCATAGCTCATTATTTAATGATCTAGAGTTAGTATTTACGTT
It encodes the following:
- the id1 gene encoding DNA-binding protein inhibitor ID-1, encoding MKVVGPTCALKSSKVGGEDVVRCLSDQSLAISKCKIPLLDEQMTMFLQDMNSCYSKLKELVPTLPTNKKASKMEILQHVIDYIWDLQVELESKKNQSSAPRTPLTTLNAELASISVENGCSDDRIMCR